The Streptococcus sp. 29896 genome includes a region encoding these proteins:
- a CDS encoding glucose-1-phosphate adenylyltransferase, giving the protein MAQNKLLAMILAGGRGTRLEGLTKKVAKPAVAFGGKYRIIDFPLSNCANSGIDIVGVLTQYEPVLLNSYVAQSQRWGLDVQGSGVFVLPPSEKIEGFGLYKGTADAITQNIDFIDLHDPEYVLILSGDHIYKMNYDKLLDTHVQNKADATIAVIEVPIKEASRFGIMNTDENYRIEEFEEKPENPKSNLASMGIYIFTWKTLKKYLQEDDKLDTSSHDFGHDIIPKYLADGRKLIAHPFRGYWKDVGTVNSLWESNMDLIDHAGDLDLSDRTWRIYSEDKGSPAQVIGSSATVKSAYIDKGAIIDGYVEHSVISTDVEVEHEAVVKNSVLLPGAVVGEGASLDYVIVAENVKIAAGVTLTGTEDQILLIDKNVTK; this is encoded by the coding sequence ATGGCACAAAATAAATTATTAGCTATGATTCTTGCTGGTGGACGAGGTACTCGTCTAGAGGGTTTGACAAAGAAAGTAGCCAAACCTGCTGTCGCATTCGGTGGTAAATACCGCATCATCGACTTCCCACTCAGTAACTGTGCAAACTCTGGTATTGATATCGTTGGTGTCTTGACCCAGTATGAACCAGTTTTGCTCAACTCTTATGTTGCCCAATCCCAACGTTGGGGATTGGATGTACAGGGTTCTGGTGTCTTTGTCCTCCCACCGAGTGAAAAAATTGAAGGCTTTGGACTCTACAAGGGTACAGCTGATGCCATTACACAAAACATCGACTTTATCGATCTTCATGATCCTGAGTATGTCTTGATTCTCTCTGGTGACCACATCTACAAGATGAATTACGATAAACTCCTTGATACACACGTTCAAAATAAGGCGGATGCAACCATTGCAGTCATTGAAGTCCCAATCAAAGAAGCATCTCGGTTCGGCATTATGAACACGGATGAAAATTACCGCATTGAAGAATTCGAAGAAAAACCAGAAAATCCAAAGAGCAACCTAGCTTCAATGGGTATCTACATCTTCACTTGGAAGACGTTGAAAAAATACCTACAAGAAGACGACAAATTGGACACTTCTTCTCACGATTTCGGACATGATATCATTCCTAAATACTTAGCAGATGGTCGCAAGTTGATTGCTCATCCATTCCGTGGCTACTGGAAAGATGTGGGTACAGTCAACAGTCTTTGGGAATCCAACATGGACTTGATTGATCATGCAGGAGACCTAGATTTGTCAGACCGTACTTGGCGTATTTATTCAGAGGACAAGGGTTCTCCTGCTCAAGTAATTGGTTCTTCTGCTACTGTCAAATCAGCCTATATCGACAAGGGGGCAATTATTGATGGCTACGTAGAACACTCTGTGATTTCGACTGATGTTGAAGTTGAGCACGAAGCAGTTGTTAAAAACTCTGTTCTCCTTCCAGGTGCTGTCGTTGGTGAAGGCGCCTCTCTAGACTATGTCATCGTCGCAGAAAATGTCAAAATCGCTGCAGGCGTTACTCTAACTGGAACAGAAGACCAAATTCTCCTCATTGATAAGAATGTAACCAAGTAA
- a CDS encoding LysR family transcriptional regulator: MRIQQLHYIIKIAETGSMNEASKQLFITQPSLSNAVRDLEREMGIKIFYRNPKGITLTKDGMEFLSYARQVVEQTELLEERYKNPGAKRKLFSVSSQHYAFVVNAFVSLLKETEMEDYELFLRETRTWEIIDDVKNFRSEIGVLFLNNFNRDVLLKLLDDNRLSHTHLFTAHPHVFVSKTNPLAQKEVLTLEDLVDFPYLSYEQGIHNSFYFSEEILSQEHHKKSIVVSDRATLFNLLIGLDGYTIATGILNSNLNGDNIVSIPLDYDDQIELVYIQHEKTMLSDMGERFINFLLEEVKFD, translated from the coding sequence ATGAGAATACAACAGTTACATTACATTATCAAGATTGCCGAAACAGGCAGTATGAACGAAGCTTCAAAGCAGTTATTTATCACCCAGCCAAGCCTGTCTAATGCCGTACGAGACTTGGAAAGAGAGATGGGAATCAAGATTTTCTACCGCAATCCAAAAGGAATTACCTTGACCAAGGATGGTATGGAATTTCTTTCCTATGCTCGTCAGGTGGTTGAACAGACTGAGCTACTAGAAGAACGCTATAAAAATCCTGGTGCCAAGCGGAAACTCTTTAGTGTCTCCTCTCAACACTACGCGTTTGTAGTCAATGCCTTCGTCTCTCTCTTAAAAGAGACAGAGATGGAAGATTACGAGCTCTTCTTGCGGGAAACACGGACTTGGGAAATCATCGATGACGTGAAAAACTTCCGTTCAGAGATTGGCGTGCTATTCCTCAATAATTTTAACCGCGATGTCCTTTTAAAACTCTTGGACGACAATCGTCTTAGCCACACCCATCTTTTTACTGCACATCCCCACGTTTTCGTCAGCAAGACCAATCCGCTCGCTCAAAAGGAAGTCTTGACCTTGGAGGACTTGGTTGATTTTCCGTATCTCAGTTATGAACAAGGGATTCACAATTCCTTCTATTTTTCAGAAGAAATTCTCTCTCAAGAACACCATAAAAAATCCATCGTCGTTTCTGACCGGGCAACTCTCTTCAATCTTTTGATTGGTTTGGATGGCTATACCATCGCAACTGGTATCCTTAATTCCAACCTAAATGGTGACAATATCGTATCCATCCCACTTGATTACGATGACCAGATTGAGTTGGTCTATATCCAGCATGAAAAAACCATGTTATCGGATATGGGAGAACGCTTCATTAACTTCCTTTTGGAAGAAGTAAAATTTGATTAG
- a CDS encoding glycosyltransferase family 39 protein: MARKPWVMVAALLFQLLVLFSANLLVRSDAAVVLNGALKILPDLSVSSYLSRNPNNLSLFLAERWLYNLLGEWTIWVLEAIGFICMNATALILYRAGKDFLDQQLADMAFTFYMLMLGFSPYVIQTYTDVAGLPFLALQVYLILKALQSETVSWKNMFGLGLVASLAFTFRPTAAISIIAFFMVSLLKGNWKKLMLSFSLFLISFGLFYGGKSIIEQEQREVVIIQDEALAKSWLTFINLGLTYTGTDQEDMKAGLLTYIDEELHTVYNNGMFANKNEWAEIKRRLSEYTVWTFAQHLVVKLNNTLYDGTLNWIYRSPELEKTTYISPLYPLTQNNGLAQWVRETILEKDGENFKAYQLVKQICWILLVIGLVYSVTHYVPDERRQFVILTVFGGILFLMIFEGGKARYLLQFLPQIVFMAAFGWSDLVKKEGRK; encoded by the coding sequence ATGGCACGTAAGCCATGGGTTATGGTTGCAGCTCTGCTGTTTCAGTTACTGGTCTTGTTTTCAGCAAACCTGCTGGTCCGTTCCGATGCGGCAGTTGTCTTGAATGGTGCCCTAAAAATCTTGCCAGACTTGTCCGTTTCGAGTTATTTGTCGCGCAATCCCAACAACTTGTCTTTATTTTTAGCGGAGCGCTGGCTTTATAATCTTTTGGGTGAGTGGACGATTTGGGTTTTAGAAGCCATCGGTTTTATCTGTATGAATGCAACAGCTCTCATTTTATATCGAGCCGGTAAGGACTTTCTAGACCAACAATTGGCGGATATGGCCTTTACATTTTACATGTTGATGTTGGGATTTTCTCCCTATGTCATTCAAACTTACACGGATGTTGCGGGCTTGCCTTTTTTGGCGCTTCAGGTTTACTTGATTTTGAAAGCCCTGCAATCAGAGACGGTGTCGTGGAAGAACATGTTTGGTTTGGGCTTAGTAGCAAGTCTAGCCTTTACCTTTAGACCAACTGCTGCGATTTCCATTATTGCCTTCTTCATGGTTTCGTTGTTAAAAGGCAACTGGAAGAAATTGATGCTTTCATTTTCTCTCTTTTTAATTAGTTTTGGTTTATTCTACGGTGGAAAATCCATTATAGAACAAGAGCAAAGGGAAGTTGTTATTATTCAAGATGAGGCCTTGGCCAAGAGTTGGTTGACCTTTATCAACCTTGGTTTGACCTATACAGGAACGGATCAAGAGGACATGAAGGCAGGGCTTTTGACCTACATTGATGAAGAACTGCATACTGTCTATAACAACGGAATGTTTGCTAATAAAAATGAATGGGCAGAAATCAAGCGCCGTTTGTCAGAATACACTGTTTGGACCTTTGCCCAGCATTTGGTGGTCAAGTTGAACAACACCCTATACGACGGGACCTTGAATTGGATTTATCGTAGTCCAGAATTGGAAAAAACTACCTACATCTCTCCCCTCTATCCGCTTACTCAAAATAACGGGCTTGCCCAATGGGTGCGAGAAACGATCTTAGAAAAGGATGGGGAAAATTTTAAGGCCTATCAGCTTGTGAAACAAATTTGTTGGATTTTGTTGGTGATTGGCTTGGTGTATTCTGTTACGCACTATGTACCAGATGAAAGAAGGCAATTTGTTATCTTGACGGTGTTTGGTGGTATTCTCTTTTTGATGATTTTTGAAGGTGGTAAGGCGCGCTACTTGCTTCAATTCCTACCTCAAATTGTCTTTATGGCAGCCTTTGGCTGGTCAGATTTAGTAAAGAAAGAAGGTAGAAAATGA
- the glgD gene encoding glucose-1-phosphate adenylyltransferase subunit GlgD: MLRNTLGIVNIEGNNVHFGDVMDHRGVQAFGFLGRYRLIDFPLSNMSNSGITEFQVYMPAKMRSTIQHVGTGKHYNINSKRGSLRLLNSATDPNSVYQHDINAFSENIHYIENSTKEYVLIAPSYFIYSQDFTKVMDEHQATGADITVLYKNVSDAKENFIGCQTLKFGDDKRVIAFEENHGKYKNRPVSLEAYIMKRTTFIELITRANKVSSLYWLKDILRDMVDQYKIMGYAHRDFVACINTVSSYFNTQIELIDQDTRKLLFKHDWPIHTQTSDSSPSLYGPLAEVKRCLISNGANINGQVENSVIDRDVVIEEGVVVKNSIILNGVTIKSGANIENAIIDKSTKIIHPTDIKGSTTSPAYLKAHQII; this comes from the coding sequence ATGTTAAGAAATACTCTCGGAATCGTCAATATCGAAGGAAACAATGTTCATTTTGGTGATGTCATGGACCACCGCGGCGTACAAGCTTTCGGTTTCTTGGGACGCTATCGTTTAATCGACTTCCCACTTTCAAACATGTCAAACTCTGGAATCACAGAATTCCAAGTCTATATGCCTGCAAAAATGCGGTCGACTATCCAGCACGTAGGAACTGGTAAGCACTACAATATCAACAGCAAACGTGGCTCACTTCGTCTTTTAAATAGTGCGACTGATCCAAATTCCGTTTACCAACACGATATCAATGCCTTTTCAGAAAATATTCACTACATTGAAAATTCAACCAAAGAGTACGTTCTCATTGCACCTTCTTACTTTATCTACAGCCAAGATTTTACAAAGGTAATGGATGAGCATCAGGCAACAGGAGCAGACATTACCGTCTTGTATAAAAATGTATCGGATGCCAAAGAAAACTTTATTGGTTGTCAAACCTTGAAATTCGGTGACGATAAACGAGTTATTGCCTTCGAAGAGAACCACGGCAAATACAAAAATCGTCCCGTATCACTTGAAGCCTATATCATGAAACGCACTACCTTTATCGAGTTGATTACACGTGCCAACAAGGTGTCTTCTCTCTATTGGCTCAAAGATATTCTCCGGGATATGGTGGACCAGTACAAGATAATGGGCTATGCACACCGTGACTTTGTTGCATGTATCAATACCGTTTCTTCTTACTTCAATACTCAGATTGAATTGATTGACCAAGACACGCGCAAACTCTTGTTTAAACACGATTGGCCAATCCACACACAAACAAGCGACAGTTCTCCAAGTCTTTATGGCCCACTCGCTGAAGTAAAACGTTGCTTGATTTCCAACGGTGCGAATATCAATGGTCAAGTCGAAAACTCTGTAATCGACCGGGATGTTGTCATCGAAGAAGGCGTTGTTGTCAAAAACTCCATCATCTTGAATGGTGTGACCATTAAGAGTGGCGCCAACATTGAGAATGCCATTATCGATAAATCAACTAAGATTATCCATCCAACAGATATCAAAGGAAGTACGACTTCACCTGCCTACTTAAAGGCTCACCAGATCATCTAG
- a CDS encoding inorganic diphosphatase encodes MTSKIYQAVIDRPLGYQDSWGNVYPLNYGYIPNLIAGDGEAQDVYVLSRAVEQAVTHFEGRLAAVIHRRDDNEDKWVLTGADEEVSLAQITEATHFLEQYFDSWIEMI; translated from the coding sequence ATGACCAGTAAGATTTATCAGGCAGTGATTGACCGTCCGCTAGGCTATCAAGATTCTTGGGGAAATGTGTATCCCCTTAACTACGGCTACATTCCCAACCTCATAGCTGGTGACGGTGAAGCGCAGGATGTCTACGTCCTTTCAAGAGCCGTTGAGCAAGCAGTGACGCACTTTGAAGGTCGACTGGCTGCTGTCATTCATCGGCGAGATGATAATGAAGACAAGTGGGTCCTGACAGGAGCAGATGAAGAGGTTAGTTTGGCACAAATCACAGAAGCAACACATTTTTTAGAACAGTATTTCGATTCATGGATCGAAATGATATAG
- a CDS encoding dihydroorotate dehydrogenase, which produces MKNPLTVSLPGLELKNPIIPASGCFGFGQEFAEFYDLNRLGSIMIKATTRHPRYGNPTPRVAETPAGMLNAIGLQNPGVDVVLAEKLPWLAKHYPSLPIIANVAGFSNDEYAYVSGKISQAPNVKAIELNISCPNVDHGNNGLLIGQVPELTYAAVKAAVDAASVPIYVKLTPSVADITQLAKAAEDAGAAGLTMINTLVGMRFHLKNRQPILANGTGGMSGPAIFPVALKLIRQVAQTTRLPIIGMGGVDSADAALEMMMAGASAIGVGTANFTDPFACPKIIDQLPERMDAYGIESLESLLRLVQSDLGWADH; this is translated from the coding sequence ATGAAAAATCCACTGACTGTTTCCTTACCAGGTTTAGAGTTGAAAAATCCCATTATTCCCGCATCTGGCTGCTTTGGATTTGGGCAAGAATTTGCGGAATTTTATGACTTAAATCGCCTTGGATCCATCATGATAAAAGCGACGACTCGACATCCTCGCTATGGCAATCCAACACCTCGAGTCGCAGAGACACCGGCAGGTATGCTCAATGCCATCGGTCTGCAAAATCCAGGAGTGGATGTGGTCCTGGCTGAAAAGCTTCCCTGGTTAGCTAAACACTATCCATCATTACCAATTATTGCCAATGTCGCTGGTTTTTCTAACGACGAATATGCCTATGTATCAGGAAAGATTTCACAGGCTCCGAATGTCAAAGCCATTGAACTCAATATTTCCTGTCCCAATGTAGATCATGGCAACAATGGCTTGCTGATTGGGCAAGTTCCTGAATTGACCTATGCAGCTGTAAAGGCAGCGGTAGATGCTGCATCTGTTCCAATTTATGTCAAGTTAACACCAAGTGTGGCAGATATTACCCAACTTGCTAAGGCGGCTGAAGATGCTGGTGCAGCAGGACTCACCATGATCAATACCCTTGTAGGCATGAGGTTCCATCTCAAAAATAGACAACCGATTTTGGCGAATGGAACAGGTGGCATGTCAGGTCCAGCTATTTTTCCTGTCGCTCTAAAACTCATCCGACAGGTTGCGCAAACAACTCGTCTACCAATTATCGGTATGGGGGGTGTTGATTCAGCTGATGCTGCCCTTGAAATGATGATGGCTGGGGCGTCAGCGATTGGTGTAGGGACTGCCAATTTTACAGATCCATTCGCCTGTCCCAAGATTATTGATCAGCTACCTGAGAGGATGGATGCGTATGGAATCGAGAGTTTGGAAAGTTTGCTTCGACTTGTACAGTCTGACCTGGGTTGGGCTGATCATTGA
- the pyrE gene encoding orotate phosphoribosyltransferase: protein MTLSSKIASHLLDIKAVYLRPDKPFTWASGIKSPIYTDNRITLSYPDTRNLIEDGFVQAIKAEFPEVEVIAGTATAGIPHGAIVADRMNLPFAYIRSKAKEHGAGNQVEGRIVKGQKMVVIEDLISTGGSVLDAVAAAEREGAEVLGVVAIFTYQLPKADRNFDNAGVKLVTLCDYSELIKVAKVQGYINADGLSLLKKFRQNQEDWQD, encoded by the coding sequence ATGACACTTTCAAGTAAAATCGCATCGCACTTATTGGATATTAAAGCAGTTTATTTGCGGCCTGACAAACCATTTACTTGGGCTTCAGGCATCAAATCTCCTATCTACACAGACAATCGCATCACCTTATCTTATCCAGATACACGCAACTTAATTGAAGATGGTTTTGTTCAAGCAATCAAGGCAGAATTTCCAGAGGTCGAAGTCATTGCAGGAACTGCAACAGCTGGAATTCCTCATGGTGCGATTGTGGCTGACCGCATGAACCTGCCATTTGCCTACATTCGTAGTAAGGCCAAGGAGCACGGAGCGGGTAATCAGGTGGAAGGACGCATTGTCAAGGGACAAAAAATGGTTGTCATTGAAGACTTGATTTCAACCGGTGGCTCTGTTTTAGATGCCGTTGCAGCTGCTGAACGAGAAGGGGCAGAAGTGCTTGGTGTGGTGGCAATTTTTACCTACCAGCTTCCAAAGGCAGACCGAAATTTTGATAATGCAGGTGTTAAACTGGTTACGCTCTGCGATTATTCTGAGCTCATCAAGGTGGCAAAAGTGCAGGGGTATATCAATGCGGACGGCCTCAGTCTCTTGAAAAAATTCCGCCAAAATCAAGAGGATTGGCAAGATTAA
- a CDS encoding glycosyltransferase family 2 protein → MISVIVPCYNEEASIPIFYQAMEAVRLEMGEVFEYIFVNDGSKDQTLAVLREVSSKDPAVKYLSFSRNFGKEAALYAGLKESTGEFVTVMDVDLQDPPRMLIEMKTMLDADAELDCVGTRRVNRDGEPPIRSFFAKLFYALMNKISQVEVVDGARDFRLMRRQMVDAILEVSEYNRFSKGIFAWVGFETKYLPYQNVERVAGETSWSFWSLLSYSIEGIINFSEAPLNIASFVGFFTFLLSLFLMVVVVVKTLVFGDPTIGWPSTICIILFLGGLQLMTIGILGKYLAKVFMETKKRPIYLIKEKNK, encoded by the coding sequence ATGATCTCAGTAATCGTACCATGTTACAATGAGGAAGCCTCTATTCCCATCTTTTATCAGGCCATGGAAGCCGTGCGTTTGGAAATGGGAGAGGTATTTGAATATATTTTTGTAAATGATGGCTCTAAAGATCAGACGCTTGCTGTTTTACGAGAAGTTTCCAGCAAGGATCCAGCTGTGAAATACCTGTCTTTTTCACGCAATTTTGGCAAAGAAGCTGCTCTCTATGCAGGTTTGAAGGAGTCAACTGGTGAATTTGTGACAGTCATGGATGTTGATTTACAAGATCCTCCACGTATGCTGATTGAAATGAAGACCATGTTAGATGCGGATGCAGAGCTGGATTGTGTCGGAACACGTCGTGTCAATCGTGATGGTGAGCCTCCTATTCGGAGTTTTTTTGCAAAACTTTTTTATGCCTTGATGAACAAAATCAGTCAAGTAGAGGTGGTTGATGGAGCTCGAGATTTTCGTTTGATGAGACGGCAGATGGTGGATGCTATCTTAGAAGTGTCGGAATACAACCGCTTTTCAAAAGGCATTTTTGCCTGGGTTGGGTTTGAGACCAAGTACCTTCCTTACCAGAACGTTGAGCGTGTAGCAGGGGAGACAAGTTGGTCTTTCTGGTCGCTCTTGTCTTATTCGATAGAAGGGATTATCAATTTTTCCGAAGCCCCGCTTAATATCGCTTCATTTGTTGGTTTTTTCACCTTCTTACTCTCTCTCTTTCTCATGGTTGTAGTGGTTGTTAAGACCTTGGTTTTCGGAGATCCGACAATCGGCTGGCCATCGACTATTTGTATTATCCTCTTTTTAGGTGGGCTCCAATTGATGACGATTGGTATTTTAGGGAAGTACCTAGCAAAAGTCTTTATGGAAACGAAAAAACGCCCTATCTACTTGATCAAAGAAAAAAATAAATAA
- a CDS encoding dihydroorotate dehydrogenase electron transfer subunit: MALKEDLVIVEQQEIAKGIFSLILEGDMVKSMSCGQFVHIRVPDQSMVLRRPLSISQIDTAARQCRLIYRVEGRGTDYFSKMTVGQTLNVLGPLGKGFPTDFLEKGRAVLLVGGGIGVPPLVQVAKEAAQKGCRVLSVIGFAHKDAVILEEELSAYGDVLVTTDDGSYGQEGTVAKVIDNLKEDFQAIYSCGAAGMLVYLDKTFQDHPHAYLSLEGRMACGTGACYACVVKPKQGKNHENVRVCKEGPVFETGSLSL; encoded by the coding sequence ATGGCGTTAAAAGAAGATTTAGTGATTGTTGAGCAGCAGGAGATTGCCAAAGGGATTTTTTCCCTCATCTTAGAAGGCGATATGGTTAAGAGCATGTCCTGTGGCCAATTTGTTCATATTCGAGTTCCTGACCAGTCCATGGTTCTCCGCAGACCTCTTTCGATTTCACAGATTGACACCGCAGCAAGACAGTGCCGCCTGATTTATCGAGTGGAAGGACGGGGGACGGATTATTTCTCCAAAATGACAGTGGGCCAGACCCTGAATGTTCTGGGCCCCTTGGGTAAGGGATTTCCGACTGACTTTTTGGAAAAAGGCAGAGCTGTTCTTTTGGTTGGAGGAGGGATTGGTGTTCCCCCTCTGGTTCAAGTCGCAAAAGAGGCTGCTCAAAAAGGATGTCGCGTTTTATCAGTCATTGGATTTGCTCATAAGGATGCGGTCATCTTAGAAGAAGAACTTTCAGCTTATGGTGATGTATTGGTGACCACTGATGACGGAAGTTACGGTCAGGAAGGAACTGTCGCAAAGGTGATTGATAACTTGAAAGAAGACTTTCAAGCCATCTATTCTTGCGGTGCAGCGGGGATGTTAGTTTATCTGGATAAGACTTTTCAGGACCATCCTCATGCTTATTTGTCTCTTGAGGGGCGGATGGCATGTGGCACAGGAGCCTGCTATGCCTGTGTTGTCAAGCCTAAGCAGGGGAAAAACCATGAAAATGTCCGAGTGTGTAAAGAAGGGCCAGTTTTTGAGACTGGCAGTCTGTCCTTATAG
- the pyrF gene encoding orotidine-5'-phosphate decarboxylase has protein sequence MRELSPIIALDFASLEEVKAFLAQFPADEHLFVKVGMELYYAEGPAVIRYIKSLGHRIFLDLKLHDIPHTVESAMRVLATLGVDMTNVHAAGGFEMMQAARRGLGQQARLIAVTQLTSTSEEQMQSDQNIQTSLQESVVHYARLADRAGLDGVVCSAQEVGLIKEATQPDFICLTPGIRPSGSDIGDQKRVMTPGQAAQIGSSYIVVGRPITQADHPLQAYQAIKQEWSGHDQ, from the coding sequence ATGAGAGAATTATCCCCAATTATCGCCCTAGATTTTGCCAGTTTAGAGGAGGTCAAGGCCTTTCTAGCTCAGTTTCCAGCAGATGAGCATCTCTTTGTCAAGGTTGGGATGGAGCTGTATTATGCGGAAGGTCCAGCGGTCATTCGTTATATCAAGTCACTAGGTCATCGGATATTTTTAGATTTGAAATTGCATGATATTCCACATACGGTTGAGTCGGCCATGCGGGTACTAGCGACACTGGGTGTCGATATGACCAATGTCCACGCAGCAGGCGGCTTTGAGATGATGCAGGCGGCTCGGAGGGGACTAGGGCAGCAGGCTCGCTTGATTGCGGTGACCCAGTTGACGTCCACTTCAGAGGAGCAAATGCAGAGCGACCAGAACATTCAGACCAGTTTGCAGGAGTCCGTTGTCCACTACGCTCGGTTAGCAGACAGGGCCGGTTTAGACGGTGTCGTCTGTTCAGCTCAAGAAGTTGGTCTTATCAAAGAAGCCACTCAGCCAGACTTCATCTGTCTGACACCAGGCATTCGACCAAGTGGCAGTGACATCGGAGATCAAAAACGTGTCATGACTCCAGGACAAGCGGCGCAAATCGGATCTTCCTACATCGTTGTCGGCCGTCCGATTACGCAGGCGGATCATCCTCTTCAGGCCTATCAGGCTATCAAGCAGGAGTGGAGTGGTCATGACCAGTAA
- a CDS encoding uracil-DNA glycosylase, with product MQHSAWHEQIKAQLPEHYFGKINQFLDTVYTSGTIYPPREKVFAAIQETALEDVKVVILGQDPYHGPGQAQGLSFSVPESIPAPPSLQNILKELAEDVGVKASHDLTSWAHQGVLLLNACLTVPAGNANGHAGQVWEPFTDAIIQVVNNLEQPVVYILWGAYARKKKALITNSRHLIIESAHPSPLSAYRGFFGSRPFSQTNAFLRANGVQEIDWTHS from the coding sequence ATGCAACATTCTGCCTGGCATGAACAGATTAAGGCTCAGTTACCTGAGCACTATTTTGGAAAAATCAATCAGTTTCTAGATACTGTCTATACAAGTGGGACGATTTATCCACCTCGTGAAAAAGTTTTCGCTGCCATTCAGGAAACTGCCTTAGAAGATGTCAAGGTCGTGATTCTAGGGCAAGATCCCTATCACGGACCTGGTCAGGCTCAAGGTTTGTCCTTTTCAGTTCCAGAAAGCATACCCGCTCCGCCTTCTCTCCAAAATATCCTAAAAGAACTAGCGGAAGATGTAGGGGTGAAAGCAAGCCATGATTTGACATCGTGGGCGCATCAAGGAGTTCTCTTGCTCAATGCCTGTCTGACTGTACCTGCTGGCAATGCCAATGGGCATGCAGGTCAAGTTTGGGAGCCCTTTACTGATGCGATCATCCAGGTGGTGAATAACTTGGAGCAACCGGTAGTTTATATCCTCTGGGGAGCATATGCTCGAAAGAAAAAGGCTCTGATTACCAATTCACGCCATCTGATTATCGAGTCTGCCCACCCGAGTCCTCTATCAGCCTACCGTGGATTTTTTGGTAGCAGGCCCTTTTCTCAAACCAATGCCTTTCTAAGAGCCAATGGGGTTCAGGAAATCGATTGGACTCACTCTTAG